The Amphiura filiformis chromosome 8, Afil_fr2py, whole genome shotgun sequence genomic sequence tttgttcaaaaaaaccCTCAAATACGTCAATTTATGGATAATAAAAGTGAAACTCCATATTTGCTTCAAAAAAACAACCCATTCAATAtgtgtaaacaaataaaatacatcACACTATCCTGCTTTTTAAGATGTTTGAggaaaaaatgaattttgcacCTAAAAATCTCATCTtgtgtcacttttcagaaatggaaaaaaaacaGTTCAGAAAAAAAGCGGCCTAAAATACCCTGGTATATACAGCATCCAACTCACCATTCCAAGGATTGTAATGCACTGCAAACACTCTATCTCCAAATGTATCTTGTTTGAATGAGTCCACATAGCTGCCATCCCCGCTATTGAAGCACTGTATACGACCATGTTCTCTGTCAGCTACACACAATACATCTTTGTCTTTGAGAAATGTTAGACTGTGTGGTATGAGGAATGCATCAGAAGGATAACCTGAGGATTCTGTCAAGAAAAACAGGTGCATGTATTAAATGAAATCAATGGATTGCCTCCACCCTAAGAGGTTTTGAttggggttaggatttagggtttcGTTTTTGGGTTTTGATCAGGACTATGGTTAAGATTTGGGTACGGCTAGGattaggcaacaaaaaaacccctgttctacgggcccaaccgacccagattttaagaaatttgggaaaaaaatgtttcCAGTACAAATGAATGTATTTTCCATTCTTATTCTTAATGTGACTGAACTTTCTTTCTTCATTCGACAATTTAAAAAGTATTAATTTGAAGTATTTCAGACACAGTTTTGTGTCATGTAATCTACCACACACATGTTCAAGTGACAATTCTACTTACTATATGTTACTTTGCCCCACTGCATAAGAAAATCACCCTGCGGAGAAAACTTCATGATACGACTATTGCAGTACCCATCAGCAACAAAGAAGTTCCCCGTCGTAGGGTCGACAGCCACATCAGCTGGTTTGCAGAAATGGTCCTTGTCTGGTCCTGGGGTAAGCTTCTCACCCAGTGTGAGAAGGGGGGTTTGTGCCCCACCTGGTGGGAACTTGAAGACTTGATGTAAAGCTACGTCAGTGAGCCATATGTTGCCTTCGTGATCAATGGACAGACCATGAGGCATGTAGAAGCCATTGAAACATGTTGCACACTCAGTCACAGATTCACTGCAAATCAAACACATTCATTATTCACATCTTGAAATCACAGTATTTCCACTTATTAAAGCTTTGGTTATAGAATAAAAATAACTCTTGATAAACAGATGCAAATTATTATATGCAGGTAAAGCAGATTCAACCCAACGTGGGacgttttttaaacaaattcaggCTACCGAGCGACCATGCATATCAGGCTAAATAATTGCccggcagcctggatttgttggaaaaatgtcccacgatgggttgaatctgctatagtaACTAAATAATATTCATAAACCCATTAAATTTTCATGAGGCAATGCACCAATAACAGCTGGCTTTTTAATAAGTGCGTTTTATGCATTGGTATTTGTCAATGCACAGGCAGAATTTACAAACtaccatagaattccatctacatgCATATACATACCTCTAAATGTTTGAGAGACAAAAGGCAGGCAACCtccacaaaacattacaatagattggtcttacaaaaatACAGctacctgtatcagtaatatagttgctcaaacttcaaatatttttgtgtggagggtgtctgcctatCATCTCTTCTGTtaaaaacactcatttagagatatgcttgtagatggaaatCTAAGGTATTTCTGCATTAACTACACAGAAATGGCTAGTTTGACTTCACTACAGTTAGGTCAGGATTTTCAGGGCTACTATAAGGATTTTTTTGGCCATTGAATTTTGGATTGTAATTGTTTTATTAAAAGGATAttaaatatattttcatgacatttatgaatgttattaatgaCTAAATATGATTTTGCTGATGTTCAAATAACAATGAATAAGGAGTTGTATTATTTTTCCATTACAATGCACTCCTCCTTCAGGTCATGTATTGTTCTGTACAAAATTAAAGGGTGCAGTCATTTGAACTACAATCAAATTACATCCAGTCATTAAAGCCACAGATTGCTATTTCTTGTTTCCCAGGAAAAATCCAAGAGAGTAACATGAGTAGGTATAAATTTCACCTTGAGTATGTGGATAGTCTTACAATTAGGGTCTGATTTCCCCTAGTCCACCCAATTCACCCTACAATAGGCTACATAGTAGGACTAGATAGCATATTTTAGACCACAACTTTTCACATCTGGTGTTTCATTCTGTGgttttaaataatgaagaatAAAGCTTTGATTGCATTTTGTGTCTGTACTCATATATATACtgtgccaaaaaagtatccttacacttggaaaaataatcacaatttcaaactgaaccatattgcaTAAAGCAAAAGCTAAAATGAAATCAGCGCTGATTAAGGAGATGCTAAAAGACGGCCGAATTTACCTGGGCCATGCCAAAATTTGGAAGCCCCAAATTCACCATGAAGAAGGCATACAAGAGGTcaagtttggtttacaaattgggaccctactataagatcgacagttgTGGCAGAGGAATTGCAAATTAGAGAGATAAGCATGTTCCTATCTTACTAGGACATTTGAGCGTGAaattcagaccattttagcccaaaataaaggtCAATTTTGCAATTATGATGTGCGCGAAgcatgcaaaattgtgcaattctaccacattttggtctaaaacatggTGTTGTCGGGCTATGAGGAACATGCACAGGTCAATATTGGGGGcccctctggcccaatggtaaatccgaccATGCTAAAAATTAGggtttttcttccaagtgtaaggatacttttttggcgcagtatatttcttTATTATTTCAACTTACACTTTCCCTCCCCACTGATGCTCAATTTTTCCTGTGTCTTTGTTGAATGCTAATATTGTGTTGTTTGCAATTGGTCCATCATCAGCCTGGGCATACCTATTATTGGCATCAAAACTCCtgcacaaatataaaaaaaatcaagaaacatGTAAAAACTCAAAACATTTAAAAGCATGATACATTTTATAGTTGCTCAGAATCATATGTGGTGGTCCATTAAAGTGCTAATCACATAATCACATTTTGGATTAAAAGATACTGAAGTGACAATTACAATTGGATCATCATCAAAACTCTTGTACAAAAAAAACTGACAAATGTTATTATTTGAATATGATTTACTTTTCAGTTAAATTGCATGACACACAATAACCATCTTCCTTGTATAGTTAACAAGTGTTCTACAACTACAACCACACAGAGATGacagcagggtcttagctagccacccgtcttgCCGTCATttcagacggccagtttgctcctgggatgggcaaaattaatgcctttgagagatgctatattataaattgtatgttttgagaagctaattgaccttcttagtagacccaatttgtagaacaaggacatatcagcacatatttgaactctttgaacccccaataggCTATAGACGTCtgttaaatgttttaaaggtcaaattaggacaggcaattttattcaaatgacgggcaaccctcaatttctagctaagactctGGATGACAGCGTCAAGTAGTAAGACGACATGAGTAGTTATCAGGCTTGACCACAGTATCACTTTAGTTTATTTGTAAAAATTGTTATTATCATTAACAAATGATACACTTAACCACAgcatttcaaaaagttacatacTCAATATTCCATGCTCTCTCGGCCCTgtgaaatacatgtacattgcCTTTAGCATCTACAGCCACACCTGCCACCTGTCCAAGTGTTACACTATCATCTGTATGCCAATCTGCCAATGTTAATTCTgaaaataataattgtaatatttgTAACACAAATTCAAACATAATGAAACATCATAGTTGCAGAGTGTAAAATGGGTGCATCTTAGGTAGGCGATCAGGAAAACATGAGGAtgatgtgtgtttgtgtgttgctaattcagcatcaaagtggttacgtaattctcttggctaccagatcacgctattttggtatgccttatagagtgccatatactttgtgtggtgatcgtttcgatcatggttcattactcaagcgcgtgatcccgttgacaatTTGACATAGTAACATGATGTAACTTTGATACTGAATAGATTATCTATGATTCATTAACGTTGcgcaagttaaaaaaaattatcTTTCAATATTGGGCTTTTGtctataagggctcatattgaatttcccttacacaggaaggtgtgcgccatcctgcagctttcctgtgctagccttctttttgttaaaatcctgggcagggtgtatcactgatgcatataatccatccgtttatgaccgagctttcctgaggcgcacgcTTAAGCAAGGGGAATCCTGcattctttctgtgtgaaaacgtggtagggtatttcaatataaGCCCTAAATGCCCCAAAAGGTATACTATATAGGTCTCCATGTGTGACATTGTAACATGACAGATTAACCATGTAGCATTATTTTGCACTAAATTAAAAAGGTCATGTTGGGGTCACAATATATGAGGTATTTTAAGCTGCAATTTACTAATTTTTATAATTCTATTAGCCAATCAGGACACCACTTCTGTCAGAGCACATGCTAATAATAAGATAATTACCTCTGATAAATGGTGTACAAAGTTACTTACAACATGAATTTCATTGAATGTACAATAGGGGAGCAGCGCAAGGGAAGCAGTGTAGCACAAttgttaaggtctttgcctttggtgcgagaggtccctggttcaattccCCACAGGGCAAAAAATCTTATCCATTTTCCCCGTGCCTCATCTGATAAAGGTGGGGCAGAtgacatgataaaagacctcattACAGTCGGTTACGATATGCTTAAcataaaaacaaaagacaaggaAGTGCGCTTACTTCCAGTAGCAGTATCTTGTTTAGGTTGTTCTTCATGTGTAGTTTCATCCTCATCCTCCTTATTACCTTTCTGTGATGATGTTGATGGGGTAGTATCATCTTCTTTGCTTGGCTTCTCTGTTTCTGCCTTATCTTTATTATCTAATACCTCATCATCATCAATCCAACCATTCCtattcaaatcaagaaaattttctgaTGGATAGTCACGATCGCCACCAAACATGTCCTGTAGCCTTTGCCTGTAGTCATTCAACTGATATGGGTTATAGTATTCATTGTCATCGTAACCATAGTAACCATGTTGTTGTCCTGCTGGTGGTTGTTCTATCATTGCTGGCATTTCATCAGGAGGAATGTCTGAATTAGATGGGAAGTGTGATTCAATATCACCTCTGGCTTGTTGTCCGCACATGTCAAAGGAATGGCCAAATTCTGCATCAGTGTAGTACATGAGGTATAGATTGCACATTTCATCTTCTCCGGTGGGACTGTAAATAAGAACAGAAAACAGaacaatatattaaaatattattcttAAGTACTTATCACAGTGATTTGATTTGATCATAAGGCTAAAAATAAACAAGTCTGTTTTATTATACTGGTggcatttttgtttcttgtgtAGAAACTAGAAAAGGTGTACTTTCTGGAAATAAAATGTTAAAAGGATACTACAGATTATTTTGATCTTGTTGTGttgggaaaaaacaaaaataaaaatatattcaaCATAATATTGACTTTCCAGATCTGCCACTGGAAACAGAGCTTGTATATTTTTTGACCTTATTCTGTATTCACTATTTGATTTGATATGTGAAGAGTATATCTATTAATATTTGAACAGTTCTGCTGTTATAATAAATTCCACCGTACACTATATTTGTACAGTGAAGGGCAATACACTCCATTTATACATACCAGGATATTGATGATTTATTGAAGAGAAATACTGCAAACCTGTGGAAACACCACTTTGAAGCCATTTTTTGAATAAAGTCACAGTAtactgaatttaaaaataagatctTGAAATGAGTATATTCCAGGAATGTACTCCATGTATTTTATACAGGTTACACAGGTTGTATGATTGGTACCATCAGTCTTGAAATGAGTATATTCCAGAAATGTACTCCATATATTTTATACAGGTTACACAGGTTGTATGATTGGTACCATTAGTTTTATAATGTAACATTGGATCCGTTTGAAATGACCACAATTATCTATTTTAATCTTGTAGGttgataccgtaaaaactcgatagttagcatatgtgctttacTATCgagcgttttaaaacatgcaaacatgaaaagccccatccacaaaagtgttaagggttttgagcaaatcatcgatacacatagttattgtATATataaacaagtaaacctgcaaatttgtgtctcaactcAGTTGGTAAAGGGCCAGactatggtacaatttcatgttttcaaaggcgttcgatagtaagcacatatgataactatcgagtttttacagtaatACGTATCACTTCTTGAAAGAGAAATTGGGACTCAATAAAGCACAcgcgctgagatgttgatgtgtgcAATACACAAGCCATTGCTGCATCAACATTAAGCATAAGTGCATTTATTGTGTCAAATTTCTCGATCAACAagggatttgtatttattaacctatttcatacacaacaaAGAATATCTgcaatttctgctttttgtacaattactaaaaatgttggaattttGACTATTGTCATGTATCCACCTTCAAGAAAAATGAATCTATCCTGCACACAAAACTGTGAAtgagtgcaattatacaatatttatgaacTCCATAtatttttctaacagcttttctgattggctatgtggttctaagagtgtcTGAAAATGTTTTTATATTATAACATAAGGTGGATTTAAAGTCATGCTCGTTTATACGTAGCAGCCTCTTTCATAATcataattattgaaaaattataatttccaatcatattgatacagcctgtatcagCTATTTTCCTGCTTATGTTTACATTTATAACTCCAAATAAATTTTGTTGTCAGGGTTGCCCACTCACATGGCAACGCACTATTTGTGTAACCCACAAACTGAATCATATTCCTGTTCTATATGCTGTTCATAACAAGATGGGTAAGATATCCTCAAAATAAGGATTATATGTCTGATGAATCATTCCATCTTGCACCTATACTGTTCCCCACTGTGGTGCCTCCATAAATAAAGGAGCATTCTTCAGAATACACAGACTTTCTTATTCAAGCCTACAGATCAATTCCAATCAATGAACCTTGCTTTTGCCAATCAAAAGCTATGATGGCAAAACATATTGCACATATCTCATGAGTTATTAAACTGAGTATAGAGTTCACTCAGAGCACACCTAAATGACTGTACCAAACCAGAAACCCATCCTGTTCCAGGAACCAAGATCTTATTTTATCCATATAGTCTATATCCAAATAGTAATATGTTGCTTCCAATGGTAATGTTATCCATATGTATGTCTCCTAAAAACAATGTTTGACTTGGTCTCTCAGGATGTTCCAATGTGCTGCCAACGGCTACCGTCAATTACATTTAATTTGTAGAGTTCCAACTTTTCTGATAAACATGATTGATATTTATTCCTAACTTATTTTCTTCATACAGTATTGAACAAAACAGTGCAATAATTTTAAGTGACAGTTGTAGGTTTAGAGAAAGTCCAAAAAGGATGTTTAGTAATTGCACAAATTAAGTTGGATGTGGTAATAATGATTCTGATACTTAGTATGACTTCACTGCTATAAAGTAGGATATAACAATACTAAGACATATACTTTCTGTGTAAAGCAAGTGATAATTGACCAAGCTTGCATGATAATCTCAAAACAGAATTCTACCCAAAGTGTTTGTTGTGTGTGCGTACATTTTTCATATGTGTGCTTAATTACCACCTATgttttgcaaaagccttctggcgtaTTGCTAGAAAAGTGTGAAAAACAAAAAAGTACTTTTGCGCATATGTTTGCAGGGCAAACCACGTTATGGGAGTAAGATGGCGTATCTGTGCAAAGGTTGAATGTGATATGGTGTATAACTACTTACCCAACCCCTGTTAACGAATCTCTCTCGGATGAATATGTACATCTAGCTGCTAACCAATCACCTCTCTTGATTTCTATTCCTGGTTGCATGGGATAAAATGCCTGCAATGAGACAAATGAACGATCATTTTATTCACCAAATCTGTCTCTGTCATTCTGTTATATATGTTACTACACTGTATATAATTCTCAAAAGATAATGGTGATGGACTGGGGGGTACTCACATACAAACGCTATACGGGGTTGTGCCACCCAAATGGGTAGGTTTCGCACAAataaatccttagacatgggtctatgttTTGACGAAatatccttagacatgggtcttcCTTTCAGATTTTCTGTGTGCAATGTGTGAAAAACATGCGGAAAAATATGTTGCTTTtcctattttcaagctcaaatccttagatgtGGGTCCTTATTCCCtattttcagtaaaattacccttagaaatggatatatgggttcggaagctcgggccgcacatccccgtcgaaaataatccaagtacccccGCCCCGGGTGATGACCATTGACAAGCAAATGTCATCTGCATCTCATTAACCATGTTGCTTCCTATTAACATGTGGTAATAAGCCAAATCTGCATTCAAATTTGCAATGCATCGTGGGATGGATTTTGCAGTTTTGAGTGAGTATTGACCTATTGggtaaattcagaaaaattggtttttgagcgtacaaaaaaacattttaagaatgaaaacaaacccaaaaaacattattattgaataattacagcaattttcccgatatgtctgaggtcaaagtgtcccaaaactactctcaaaaaccggaagttacaattgCGATTGGGCTTATAAGTCAAATCTGCAttaaaatttgcaatgcattgtgggatggtCTTTGCAGTTTTGGGATACTTTGCTCTTTGACCTTTTGGCAAAATTGTGGGATTTTTTGCatacaaaatagaatttaaaatgttttactacaataaaaaaaattcaataaacATGGGTGTTTGATAaatcatttaaaatatttttaatgacaacattattgcaataataaataaatgaataataattacagcaatttccccgatatgtcagaattcaaagtgtcccaaaactgctcattgaaaaccggaagttacaatgccaATTGGGCTTATTACTGATGAGATTCTATGTGTACTTCACCTTACAGTAACATCCCTTTTCAACAGATGCAGTCAAACACTATTTTTGCAGCAAAATTAGGAAGTATTCCAGTAGTTTGTAAGAATTCTAATAAATCctttacttttgttttacttATTGCTGTTCAAATAAGCCAAGATCAAATGGTGACTCTTGTTTTCCACAACTTGAAGGTTTATACAAGGTAATATATAGATCGAGGTCATCAGTGTGACATCATTTTTGACCATCTTGTgagtaaatcaatataattaactTGCAGTATAAAATCACTCAAAATATATCTAATTGTATTATTTCACCCTCTTCCATCAACCCTTGTAGCACGTGCTTTTATGTGCTAATAAAATGTGATAGTCAATCCATCAATTGATGAGAAAagctttaaataaatttaaagtaATTTCTATATCCTTTTCTCTAACATATCCACACAAGGCTCAAGATTCTCATGCCAATATTCTCTACATGTAGATTCCATTTACACAGGATACACTTGTAAACATCTCTTGTGAGCTAGGAATCAAACTAGGCTTGCAAAACGAGACTTCTAACAAACTTTGCCAACATTTACTTGCCAAATgtaacaatatacatgtatatcaattggTTTAAGATTAAGAATAAACATTCACATTAAAAAACGGATTTTCAATATTTCACTCCCAAAAACACAATGCTGCACTTATTTCTCTCGTACAAAAATTACGTAGATTAATGCATCATTTGTACAATTATATCCAAGCTGCTCAGTATGATaccatcaaatcaaatcattgAATTAATCCACATTACCCGATATGATATTATATGTCATTATCATAGGGCATTTGGGATTTCTAGAATTAAATTTTTATTCCCTTTTAAACAAGAAACTGTGCTGATTACAATTACTCCAGCAGAGTATCTGCTGAGTCTCAAATGATATAATTGGCTTCTGGGTGCTTGCAAGTTGCAATCATACTTATGGTAGAGGGTGGTATTTGAACTATGAAACATATTCAACAACTTTTGTTAAAAGTTTCACTACATTTCACTATTTTTGCAGAAATTTCTTTCATAAATTTGACAAAACACCAACTACTTAGTGGCATGGGGAAAATAAATTGTGGTAAGTTGAGCTGTGTGTGAGTACAAGCAATTGTGCAACAAATGGATATTGATCAAAATAACTAGCGCAATGCCCAGATGAACTTGAAATACTTTTCAATTTCAGATGGTAAGTTTATGTTTTGTACTGGTTATTCAATATCAGTGTAAGACATATCTGGTAAGCATCCCATTTATAATACCTTACAAcaaataccaattttatatagCACTTAATATGAACCCCACCTCAAAGCACCACTGTATATCTCAGACAAGGTTGAATCAAGTTTTAGTTACTCCCTGTGGTAATCTTTCGCCAATGTACACATTCAC encodes the following:
- the LOC140159438 gene encoding peptidyl-glycine alpha-amidating monooxygenase B-like (The sequence of the model RefSeq protein was modified relative to this genomic sequence to represent the inferred CDS: added 169 bases not found in genome assembly), translating into MGMGVCKGGQSSILFAWARDAPAPSIPEGVGFHVGGDSRINYVTLQIHYGHKDAFADGEDDSSGIKLSMTYQQQPYLAGIYLMVSGEIRVPPHTHSVHTDMACEYNNEVPIYPFAFRTHAHELGKVISGYLIKGDSRGTWFEIAKGDPTWPQAFYPMQPGIEIKRGDWLAARCTYSSERDSLTGVGPTGEDEMCNLYLMYYTDAEFGHSFDMCGQQARGDIESHFPSNSDIPPDEMPAMIEQPPAGQQHGYYGYDDNEYYNPYQLNDYRQRLQDMFGGDRDYPSENFLDLNRNGWIDDDEVLDNKDKAETEKPSKEDDTTPSTSSQKGNKEDEDETTHEEQPKQDTATGKLTLADWHTDDSVTLGQVAGVAVDAKGNVHVFHRAERAWNIESFDANNRYAQADDGPIANNTILAFNKDTGKIEHQWGGKVESVTECATCFNGFYMPHGLSIDHEGNIWLTDVALHQVFKFPPGGAQTPLLTLGEKLTPGPDKDHFCKPADVAVDPTTGNFFVADGYCNSRIMKFSPQGDFLMQWGKVTYKSSGYPSDAFLIPHSLTFLKDKDVLCVADREHGRIQCFNSGDGSYVDSFKQDTFGDRVFAVHYNPWNGGILYAVNGPSGERVPVQGFTLHYGDRQVLQTWKPGNEEFQNPHDVECSADNTAVYVAEIGPNKVWKFDVDIVVSPCAAHPCQNAGHCIHVRRGRGYVCLCPEEYSGFNCETRSKKNHLLTLIDFSN